ACCAGGCCCAATTAGAAGCCGACGGAAACAGGGTTGACCTGAACGGCGCAAAGGTATTATTGGGAACAGGCAAATACAATGCCCTTTCAGCAGCAGACCAGGGCAAATATTACCCGATAGCGCTTGGGGACGTTCAATGGCGCGATATCGACAGAAATGATACGATTGACTACCGCGACCGGGTATATATGGGCAGAACGGTTCCCCGCTGGACGGGTGGCTTCAGCGCCTTTGCACGGTGGAAGAACCTGTCGCTGAGTGCACGGTTTGATTATGCATTGGGCTTTGTAAATTATGATGGTCCCAGGGCATGGTTTATGGGCAATGCCCAGGGTACGTTTAACACCATTACGGATGTATACGATACCTGGACTCCGGAAAATGTAAATGCCAAATACCCCACGTATTACTGGGCAGATCAATTGTTCAAAAACAACGTGCTCAGGGAGTCCAGTATGTTTTATCATAAAGGCGATTACCTGGCTTTCCGCGAATTAAACATTGCCTATGCCCTCCCGGTTAACTGGGTACATTCCATCAAAGGACAGGCTGTTAATTTTTCATTAACCGTTCAGAACCTGGGATACCTGAGTAAATCAACGACGTATTCTCCGGAATCAGGAAGTATTCCCAACACTGCAGCAGGCAGCGGTGGATATCCATTACCGCGCGTATTTATTTTAGGGGCACAACTGACATTTTAATTACTTCAACAACAACGCAATGAAAAAGATATTTAACGTACTAATGCTGTTTATATGGATCAGCACCTTTAATGCCTGCAACAAACTGGACCTGGGTCCGGAAGACTTTTATGCAAGCGGCAATTTCTGGAAAACAACCGCACAGGTCGATGGTGCCATGATAGGCATACACAGCCAGCTCAGGGGGAACCAGTTTACTTTTTTTACCCTTAGTGAACTGCGTGGCGGCCATTTCAAAGATGGAACCGGCGCCACGGGAACCTCATCCTTAAACTCCGTTCAGGTTATCCGGCAGGATATCCGGGAGTCGGCCCCCGGTATCAGCAACTGGGGCGGCTTGTACGGTGCCATTTTCCAGGTAAATTTGTTTATTTACCAGGTAGAAAGCGCAACATACTTATCAGATACCGATAAAAAATATTACCTCGGTCAGGCATATGGCATCCGGGCTTTCTACTATTTCCACCTGTTCCGTACTTATGGAAGAGTGCCCCTGGCAACAGAACCCAAAGTCATGATCAATGCGCCTGCTTCTGCTGCCGACGCTTACCTGGCCCGTTCAGCTACAGAGAAAGAAACCCTGGATTTTATCAAGTCGGATATTGACAAATCGGTTACCAACTTCAATGGCGATTACACCATCAGGTTTCAAAAAGCACAATGGTCGCTGGCCGCTACACAGATGCTAAAAGCTGAAGTCTACCTGTGGTCAGCCAAGGTTAAAACAGATGGAGCCAACCCGGCCAACACAACAGCTGATTTAACCACAGCACGGGCCGCGGTTGAAGACGCCCTGACCAGGTGCTCAAAACAAAATAATTTTGCAGATGTATTCAAATACAGCAATAAGGGCAATAATGAGATTATCTTTGCCCTGCGGTATCAGGTAGGTGAAGCCACCAACTCCTTTGGCCAGTTTATATATGCCCAAACTGATCCCATGGCCAGTTTTGTAACTGCAGGCGGTCAGCCGCTTACATCGGATCAGGCTGGTGCATCCGCCTCGGATCCGCTAAAAATAGCCGGTGGCGGCGCGATCATCCGGTATGAATACAGGTATGATCTTTTTGCAAAATACGATACTGCTTCCGACATGCGTGCAAGAAGTACTTTTTTTGATTTTTATAAAAACCCGGTCGCAAATAATAAGTTTGTCAACCTGCGCAAGTTCCTGGGCACAATGGATGGCACAAACCGCTCCTTTGCCGATGACTATCCCATCTACCGCTGGGCGGATGCGATGCTCATCCTTGCTGAAATTAAAAACAAACAGGGACAGGACCCGTCTGTCGAAATCAATGCCGTACGCCAGCGGGGCTACGGAATAAATGCAGCGCCCGTGTATACCAATGGCAGTTTTGAACAAAATGAGCTGGCCATTTTTGACGAACGTGGAAAAGAATTAACCGCGGAAGGCTCAAGGTGGTATGATCTGCGCCGGATGCAAAGCGCCAACGGCGACCCGCTGGCCTTCCGAAAGGATTTGCCGCTGACCGGAGTACTGGACAAAGCCACAGAGGCCTATAAGCTGCTCTGGCCTATTGACCGGTCTACAATGGCACAAGATCCGACCATTGAACAAAACCCGGGGTATCCGGGTACATAAGCGAGCCGGGCCATCCCCGGATCGTTCTTTACCTTGTTTCACCAAAGATCCATTACACATGAATTTTAAACGCTTAGAAGGCTTAATCGCGGCTCCATTTACGCCCATGAAAAAAGACGGAAGTCTTAATCTGAAAATAATACCGGAATATTACCGCTTCTTAAAACATAACCATATCATCGGCGCCTTTATCAATGGTTCCACCGGTGAGGGCGCTTCCCAGACGAGGGAGGAGAAAAAAATGGTGGCCGAAGCCTGGGCCGAAGCTACCCGTGACGATGCAACCTTTAAAGTCATCAATCTGGTAGGCGGCACATCAATGCAGGATTGTATTGAAATGGCAGCACATACTGCCCGTTCGGGATTATATGCTGTTTCTTTTACCGCTCCCTATTATTTTAAACCCCATTCGCCACAGGCGCTTGCCGAGTGTTGCCGGATCGTTGCCGCGGCGGCTCCTCAAACGGCCTTCTATTATTATCATATTCCGGTGTTAACCGGCTGCAATATCAGCATGTACGACTTGCTAAAAGCGGTAGACGGGTCCATTCCAAATTTTGCCGGTATCAAGTATACACATGAGGACTTTATGGACTTTCTTTCCTGCATGTACCTGGATCATGGCAGGTACGATATGCTTTGGGGGCGTGATGAAAATATGCTGTCTGCACTGGCATTGGGAAGCTTTGGCGCGGTAGGCAGTACTTATAACTACGCAGCGCCGTTGTATCATCAACTTATCGATGCGTTTAAAACCGGCGCATTGGAAAAAGCAAGAGACCTGCAGTATCTTTCCATCGAGATGATCCGGTTGTTGGGCAAATACGGAGGCATTGCTACCGGAAAAGCCTTTATGAAACTGGCAGGCGTTGATTGC
The sequence above is a segment of the Niabella agricola genome. Coding sequences within it:
- a CDS encoding RagB/SusD family nutrient uptake outer membrane protein, encoding MKKIFNVLMLFIWISTFNACNKLDLGPEDFYASGNFWKTTAQVDGAMIGIHSQLRGNQFTFFTLSELRGGHFKDGTGATGTSSLNSVQVIRQDIRESAPGISNWGGLYGAIFQVNLFIYQVESATYLSDTDKKYYLGQAYGIRAFYYFHLFRTYGRVPLATEPKVMINAPASAADAYLARSATEKETLDFIKSDIDKSVTNFNGDYTIRFQKAQWSLAATQMLKAEVYLWSAKVKTDGANPANTTADLTTARAAVEDALTRCSKQNNFADVFKYSNKGNNEIIFALRYQVGEATNSFGQFIYAQTDPMASFVTAGGQPLTSDQAGASASDPLKIAGGGAIIRYEYRYDLFAKYDTASDMRARSTFFDFYKNPVANNKFVNLRKFLGTMDGTNRSFADDYPIYRWADAMLILAEIKNKQGQDPSVEINAVRQRGYGINAAPVYTNGSFEQNELAIFDERGKELTAEGSRWYDLRRMQSANGDPLAFRKDLPLTGVLDKATEAYKLLWPIDRSTMAQDPTIEQNPGYPGT
- a CDS encoding dihydrodipicolinate synthase family protein; protein product: MNFKRLEGLIAAPFTPMKKDGSLNLKIIPEYYRFLKHNHIIGAFINGSTGEGASQTREEKKMVAEAWAEATRDDATFKVINLVGGTSMQDCIEMAAHTARSGLYAVSFTAPYYFKPHSPQALAECCRIVAAAAPQTAFYYYHIPVLTGCNISMYDLLKAVDGSIPNFAGIKYTHEDFMDFLSCMYLDHGRYDMLWGRDENMLSALALGSFGAVGSTYNYAAPLYHQLIDAFKTGALEKARDLQYLSIEMIRLLGKYGGIATGKAFMKLAGVDCGRFRLPVSNMNDAAFESFKQEAAAIGFENFRSRHPA